The Streptomyces sp. RKAG293 genome includes a region encoding these proteins:
- a CDS encoding BTAD domain-containing putative transcriptional regulator, whose protein sequence is MWVALLGPVRVLRADGTPVNVGGPLVRTLLTLLAVEPGRTVPADQLVDALWGERTPANAANALQTLVKRLRAALGPELPIVAGASGYALAIEPEDVDVQRFTRLAAQGRVSLRRGDASSAAALLDEALELWRGPAPAELRFLEDQRLDSVEARADAYLALGRAAELVRELAAAAAAQPLRESLAARLIRAQAAAGLRSEATETFERTRDLLAGELGVDPSPALAEALRITMLPVGPPTNLRSRLTSFVGMDAEVVRTGALLEATRLVTLVGPGGVGKTRLACEAAIRLADRWPSGSWLVELAPVADGASVGSAILSALGVRDILEGDPSDQLVAVLTGKRLLLIVDNCERLLQAVAPLIDGILARCPELTVLCTSREPLGVDGEMLCPVPPLALPPADATVAEAAGFPAVRLLTDRAVAVRPGFVLDKDNCADVCAICRRLDGLPLAIELAAARLRALSPAQIAARLDDRFRLLTGGSRAALPRHQTLRAVVAWSWESLTGPERELARRLSVFSGTATMDSAERVCGGDVLETLTSLVDKSLVETDGERYWMLETIRAYAAEELAAAGESTAVARTHADYFLDLVERAEPMLRTSEQADWIARLIVENDNCVAALDWAISAGDVERLLRLCGALVWYWLLRGCRAEADLWLHRVLDLVDGGPPPAPAGVCPSRSALARFRQAQAELARGQGDLNR, encoded by the coding sequence ATGTGGGTCGCACTGCTGGGCCCGGTCAGGGTCCTGCGCGCCGACGGAACGCCGGTCAACGTCGGAGGTCCGCTGGTCCGAACGCTGCTGACCCTCCTCGCCGTGGAACCGGGAAGGACGGTCCCCGCCGACCAATTGGTCGACGCACTCTGGGGTGAACGGACTCCGGCGAACGCGGCCAACGCGCTGCAGACGCTGGTGAAACGGCTGCGCGCCGCCCTCGGCCCGGAGCTTCCGATCGTGGCGGGGGCTTCCGGTTACGCCCTGGCGATCGAGCCGGAGGACGTCGACGTCCAGCGCTTCACCCGGCTCGCCGCCCAGGGCCGAGTGTCCCTGCGGCGTGGCGACGCCAGCTCTGCGGCGGCCCTGCTCGACGAGGCGCTCGAACTCTGGCGCGGCCCCGCCCCGGCGGAGCTCCGGTTCCTCGAGGACCAGCGGCTCGACTCCGTGGAGGCCAGGGCGGACGCCTACCTGGCTCTCGGCCGGGCCGCTGAGCTCGTCCGGGAACTCGCGGCGGCCGCCGCCGCGCAGCCGCTGCGCGAGTCCCTCGCGGCCCGGCTGATCCGGGCCCAGGCGGCGGCAGGGCTGCGATCCGAGGCGACAGAGACCTTCGAACGGACCCGGGACCTGCTCGCCGGGGAGCTGGGAGTCGATCCGTCGCCCGCTCTGGCCGAGGCCTTGCGGATCACGATGCTCCCCGTCGGTCCGCCGACCAATCTACGGAGCAGGCTGACCAGCTTCGTCGGGATGGACGCCGAGGTCGTCCGGACCGGTGCGCTGCTCGAGGCCACCCGGTTGGTCACCTTGGTGGGCCCTGGCGGAGTCGGAAAGACCCGGCTGGCCTGCGAGGCGGCGATCCGGCTGGCCGACCGCTGGCCCAGCGGGAGTTGGCTGGTCGAGCTCGCCCCGGTGGCCGACGGCGCGTCGGTGGGCAGTGCGATACTGTCGGCCCTCGGCGTCCGCGACATCCTCGAAGGCGACCCGTCCGACCAGCTCGTGGCGGTGCTGACCGGCAAACGGTTGCTGCTCATCGTCGACAACTGCGAGCGCCTGCTGCAGGCGGTGGCCCCGCTGATCGACGGGATCCTCGCCCGCTGTCCTGAGCTGACGGTGCTCTGCACGAGCAGGGAACCCCTCGGGGTGGACGGCGAGATGCTCTGCCCGGTGCCGCCGCTGGCGCTTCCGCCGGCCGACGCCACCGTGGCCGAGGCGGCCGGCTTCCCGGCCGTACGGCTGCTCACCGACCGGGCCGTGGCCGTGCGGCCCGGCTTCGTCCTCGACAAGGACAACTGCGCGGACGTCTGCGCGATCTGCCGTCGGCTGGACGGTCTGCCGCTCGCCATCGAACTCGCCGCCGCCCGGCTGCGGGCGCTGAGCCCGGCTCAGATCGCGGCCCGGCTCGATGACCGGTTCCGGTTGCTGACCGGCGGCAGCCGGGCGGCGCTGCCCCGGCATCAGACCCTCCGCGCCGTCGTCGCCTGGAGCTGGGAGTCACTCACCGGCCCTGAGCGCGAACTCGCCCGCAGGCTCTCGGTCTTCTCCGGAACCGCGACCATGGACAGCGCCGAGCGGGTCTGCGGCGGCGACGTGCTCGAAACGCTCACTTCGCTGGTGGACAAGTCCCTGGTGGAGACCGACGGTGAGCGCTACTGGATGCTGGAGACGATCAGGGCGTACGCCGCCGAGGAACTGGCGGCGGCGGGGGAGAGCACCGCGGTGGCGAGGACTCACGCCGACTACTTCCTGGACCTGGTGGAGCGAGCCGAACCCATGCTGCGCACCTCGGAACAGGCCGACTGGATCGCCCGGCTGATCGTCGAGAACGACAACTGCGTGGCGGCCCTCGACTGGGCGATCTCGGCCGGTGACGTCGAACGGTTGCTGAGGCTCTGCGGAGCGCTCGTCTGGTACTGGCTGCTCCGAGGGTGCCGTGCTGAGGCGGACCTGTGGCTCCACCGGGTCCTGGACCTGGTGGACGGAGGTCCTCCGCCTGCCCCGGCCGGGGTCTGCCCGAGCCGTTCGGCCCTGGCCCGGTTCCGTCAGGCCCAGGCCGAACTCGCCCGCGGCCAGGGCGACCTGAATCGCTGA
- a CDS encoding LysR substrate-binding domain-containing protein: MLRYVIAVADEGGFQRAAARLHLAQPSLSRQIRDLERAMGVRLFDRRPTRLTVPGEVFVESARLLLAEADGLVERTLRAAGTRHARLGYVGVAGYDTVPRLLAAVHDSHPGIQVDAREAWTPDLELALRDRRLDLALSYGMVQRDGLLRAVLRREPLVAIVDAGHRLAAVPAISLGDLHGETFCFFARHLAPGYYDQVVEALGAAEADFPLWEHPLPGLRRTPLRGREGFTLVPRSVAPHLPGHLVSVPLHEDLPPIDLDIFWRPDDLCPAGLLLLQTVLATASAQSWLIPTDPSGISR, from the coding sequence GTGCTCCGGTACGTGATCGCGGTGGCGGACGAGGGAGGGTTTCAGCGGGCGGCCGCACGGCTGCATCTCGCGCAGCCATCGTTGAGTCGGCAGATCCGGGATCTGGAACGTGCCATGGGGGTACGGTTGTTCGACCGACGGCCGACGAGGCTGACGGTGCCGGGAGAGGTCTTCGTGGAGTCGGCCCGGCTGCTGCTGGCCGAGGCCGACGGGCTGGTGGAACGCACGTTGAGGGCAGCCGGCACCCGGCATGCCCGGCTCGGCTACGTCGGGGTCGCGGGCTATGACACCGTGCCGAGGCTGCTGGCGGCCGTCCACGACAGCCATCCAGGCATCCAGGTGGACGCACGCGAGGCCTGGACGCCCGATCTGGAGTTGGCGCTGCGCGATCGCAGGCTGGACCTGGCTCTGTCGTACGGCATGGTCCAGCGTGACGGCCTGCTCAGGGCCGTCTTGCGTCGTGAGCCGCTGGTGGCGATCGTGGACGCCGGGCATCGGCTGGCCGCCGTTCCCGCCATCTCGCTCGGCGACCTGCACGGCGAGACGTTCTGTTTCTTCGCGCGGCATCTCGCTCCGGGCTACTACGACCAGGTGGTGGAGGCGCTCGGCGCCGCCGAGGCGGACTTCCCGCTCTGGGAGCATCCACTGCCGGGATTGCGGCGGACCCCGCTCCGAGGCCGTGAGGGATTCACCCTCGTTCCGAGATCGGTGGCTCCGCATCTGCCGGGGCATCTCGTCTCGGTGCCGCTCCACGAGGATCTGCCACCGATCGACCTTGACATCTTCTGGCGTCCCGACGACCTGTGCCCGGCCGGGCTGCTCCTGCTCCAGACGGTCCTGGCGACCGCGAGCGCCCAGTCCTGGCTGATCCCGACAGACCCTTCGGGCATCAGTCGATAG
- a CDS encoding SDR family oxidoreductase: MPPSVPVRDLEGKVALVVGGSRNQGAAFAENLASRGATTVISYLGNEQAALDTVTVLEKHGVTAEAVRSDATSSADVDELFHDVVARHGRIDIVVHTPGAVIKKPLADFTDEDFDHLINLNTRSAFNTLRAAANALADGGRYVVLSTTLTSIMTGPYGLYSGSKAAVERMVLAAAKELGVRGITVNAVAPGPIDDSFYRGAETPESIEAATHHSPRNRLGLPEDVAPVVGWLVGAEAGWVSGQTVRANGAMF, translated from the coding sequence ATGCCCCCATCCGTACCGGTACGTGACCTCGAAGGGAAAGTCGCTCTCGTGGTCGGCGGCTCGCGCAACCAGGGAGCGGCGTTCGCTGAGAACCTCGCCTCCCGCGGCGCCACCACCGTGATCAGCTATCTCGGCAATGAGCAGGCTGCTCTCGACACCGTTACCGTCCTGGAAAAGCACGGCGTGACGGCCGAGGCGGTCCGTTCCGACGCCACTTCCTCGGCCGACGTCGACGAACTGTTCCACGACGTTGTGGCCCGCCATGGCCGGATCGACATCGTCGTCCACACGCCGGGCGCGGTCATCAAGAAGCCGCTCGCCGACTTCACCGACGAGGACTTCGACCATCTGATCAATCTGAACACCCGGAGCGCGTTCAACACGCTGCGGGCCGCAGCCAACGCTCTCGCCGACGGCGGGCGCTACGTGGTGCTCTCCACCACGCTGACCTCGATCATGACCGGCCCGTACGGGCTGTACTCGGGTTCGAAGGCCGCCGTCGAGCGCATGGTGCTCGCCGCAGCCAAGGAACTCGGGGTGCGCGGCATCACGGTCAACGCGGTCGCTCCCGGCCCGATCGACGACTCGTTCTACCGGGGCGCGGAGACGCCCGAGTCGATCGAGGCCGCCACCCATCACAGCCCCCGCAACCGCCTCGGCCTGCCCGAGGACGTCGCGCCCGTCGTCGGCTGGCTGGTAGGCGCCGAGGCCGGCTGGGTCTCCGGCCAGACCGTGCGCGCCAACGGCGCGATGTTCTGA
- a CDS encoding zinc-binding dehydrogenase produces MRALIVDPAGHSKIRFGEAPVPVQGPGQVLIEVLNSSLNAAELRFAGLSEPGAVPGFDAAGIVVAAAADGSGPAVGSRVVSFAEGGGWAELRAVDSADVAVVPDSVDLAVAATLPVAAGTAMRAVWQAGPIAGRRVLVTGASGGVGSFAVQLAAIGGAHVIASVGSRTSGTGLAELGAAEVVLGLDGVAEPVDVIIDMVGGPQLVEAYALLASGGNVQSVGWASGQAALFPAGSTLGRKDPTSITSVFNGGGITDRQQQLKVLLKLVAEGRLRAAIGWHGSWERFAEAADALTGRTLRGKAVFDVPAR; encoded by the coding sequence ATGCGCGCCCTGATCGTTGATCCGGCCGGCCACTCGAAGATCCGGTTCGGCGAGGCACCGGTCCCGGTGCAGGGCCCCGGACAGGTCCTGATCGAGGTTCTGAACTCCTCGCTGAACGCTGCCGAACTGCGGTTCGCCGGGCTGTCGGAACCGGGGGCGGTTCCCGGTTTCGATGCTGCGGGCATCGTGGTCGCGGCGGCCGCCGACGGCAGCGGGCCCGCGGTCGGCAGCCGGGTTGTCTCCTTCGCTGAAGGCGGCGGCTGGGCTGAGCTCCGCGCGGTCGACAGCGCCGATGTGGCGGTGGTGCCGGACTCGGTGGACCTGGCGGTCGCGGCGACCCTACCGGTGGCGGCAGGTACGGCGATGCGCGCGGTCTGGCAGGCAGGGCCGATCGCCGGACGGCGGGTCCTGGTGACCGGGGCGTCCGGGGGAGTCGGCTCGTTCGCAGTGCAGCTCGCCGCGATCGGCGGCGCGCACGTGATCGCCTCGGTCGGCTCCCGCACCTCCGGCACGGGTCTGGCAGAGCTGGGCGCGGCCGAGGTCGTTCTCGGCCTGGACGGGGTGGCGGAGCCGGTCGACGTGATCATCGACATGGTGGGCGGGCCTCAGCTGGTCGAGGCGTACGCGCTGCTGGCCTCGGGAGGGAACGTGCAGAGCGTCGGCTGGGCCTCCGGGCAGGCCGCGCTCTTCCCTGCCGGGTCGACGCTGGGCCGTAAGGATCCGACATCGATCACCTCGGTCTTCAACGGCGGCGGAATCACCGACCGGCAGCAGCAGCTCAAGGTCCTGCTGAAGCTGGTCGCGGAAGGGCGGCTCCGGGCAGCCATCGGCTGGCACGGCTCGTGGGAGCGGTT